In one Leptotrichia sp. oral taxon 215 str. W9775 genomic region, the following are encoded:
- the frr gene encoding ribosome recycling factor, giving the protein MLEAILTEVQNRMEKSLESTKEKFSHVRAGRASVSMLDGVTVEAYGSPTPLNQVGTVSAPEARLLTIDPWDKSLIPAIEKSILQANLGFNPSNDGKVIRLAVPELTEERRKEYVKLVKKEAEEGKIAIRNVRKDINNKLRKLEKDSEITEDELKSSEEKVQKMTDKFVAAVDEALDKKEKELLKV; this is encoded by the coding sequence ATGTTAGAAGCAATTTTAACGGAAGTACAAAATAGAATGGAAAAATCATTGGAAAGTACAAAAGAAAAATTTTCCCATGTTAGAGCAGGAAGAGCAAGTGTTTCTATGCTTGACGGTGTCACTGTAGAAGCATATGGTTCACCAACGCCTTTAAATCAGGTAGGGACAGTTTCTGCGCCTGAAGCCAGACTGCTTACAATTGATCCTTGGGATAAATCATTGATACCTGCAATTGAAAAATCTATATTACAGGCTAATTTAGGATTCAACCCTTCAAATGATGGTAAGGTAATAAGACTTGCAGTACCTGAATTGACAGAAGAACGTAGAAAAGAATATGTAAAGCTTGTAAAAAAAGAGGCTGAAGAAGGAAAAATCGCAATTAGAAATGTCAGAAAAGATATTAATAATAAGCTGAGAAAACTTGAAAAAGACAGTGAAATAACAGAAGATGAACTTAAATCAAGTGAAGAAAAAGTTCAAAAAATGACTGACAAATTTGTTGCGGCGGTAGATGAAGCTCTGGATAAGAAAGAAAAAGAACTTCTAAAAGTATAA
- the pyrH gene encoding UMP kinase, translating into MLKYNRILLKLSGEALAGNKEFGFSSDVLQSFARQVKEVHDKGVEVAIVIGGGNIFRGVSGMQEGFDRVTGDTMGMLATIMNGLALQDAIERLDIPTRVLTAVQMPQVAEPFIRRRAIRHLEKKRVVIFAGGTGNPYFTTDSCGALRAVEIHADVLAKGTKVDGIYDKDPMKFDDAVRYDTVTFDEAISKNLGVMDTTALSLCRENDMPIIVFNALEEGNILKMVQGENIGTVVVKK; encoded by the coding sequence ATGCTCAAATATAATAGAATATTATTGAAATTAAGTGGTGAAGCACTTGCAGGAAATAAAGAATTTGGATTTTCAAGTGATGTTTTACAAAGTTTTGCAAGACAGGTAAAGGAAGTTCATGATAAAGGTGTAGAAGTTGCCATAGTAATCGGTGGAGGAAATATCTTCCGTGGAGTCAGTGGAATGCAGGAAGGATTTGACAGGGTAACTGGTGATACAATGGGAATGCTTGCTACTATTATGAATGGACTTGCATTACAGGATGCAATAGAAAGACTTGATATTCCTACAAGAGTATTGACTGCCGTTCAGATGCCTCAGGTTGCAGAACCTTTTATAAGAAGAAGGGCTATAAGACATCTGGAAAAGAAAAGAGTAGTTATTTTTGCAGGTGGTACAGGAAATCCTTATTTCACAACTGATTCATGTGGAGCATTAAGGGCAGTGGAAATTCATGCTGATGTACTTGCAAAAGGAACAAAAGTAGACGGAATTTATGATAAGGATCCAATGAAATTTGATGATGCAGTAAGATATGACACTGTAACATTTGATGAAGCCATAAGTAAAAATCTTGGTGTAATGGACACGACAGCTTTATCATTATGCCGTGAAAATGATATGCCTATAATTGTTTTTAATGCCCTTGAAGAAGGAAATATATTAAAAATGGTTCAAGGTGAAAATATAGGAACAGTAGTTGTGAAAAAATAA
- the tsf gene encoding translation elongation factor Ts translates to MAITTALIKELRERTGAGMLDCKKALEENGGDIEKAIDWLREKGIAKAAKKSGRVAAEGLVFAAVSADRKKGAILEFNSETDFVAKNDEFKTFGEKLVQLSLEHDLTSEDELKAFELEGKKVEDNLTELIAKIGENMNIRRLKLVSTDGFIETYIHLGGKIGVLLNVSGEATPENVEKAKGVAMHVAAMDPKYLNSEQVTADDLEREKEIARHQLQQEGKPENIIEKILEGKMRKFYEENCLVNQKYVRDDSVTIEKFIAPSSIISFDRFKVGEGIEKEEADFAAEVAAMAGN, encoded by the coding sequence GTGGCAATTACTACAGCACTTATTAAAGAATTAAGAGAAAGAACAGGAGCAGGAATGCTTGACTGTAAAAAAGCTTTGGAAGAAAATGGCGGAGACATAGAAAAAGCAATTGACTGGCTAAGAGAAAAAGGAATTGCTAAAGCAGCTAAAAAATCTGGAAGAGTAGCAGCAGAAGGATTAGTATTTGCAGCGGTTTCAGCTGACAGAAAAAAAGGTGCAATATTAGAATTCAACTCTGAAACAGATTTCGTTGCTAAAAATGACGAATTTAAAACTTTCGGAGAAAAATTAGTTCAATTATCATTGGAACATGACCTGACAAGTGAAGATGAATTAAAGGCATTTGAATTAGAAGGTAAAAAAGTAGAAGATAACTTAACAGAATTAATAGCTAAAATAGGAGAAAATATGAACATCAGAAGATTGAAACTTGTTTCAACTGATGGATTTATAGAAACATATATTCACCTAGGTGGAAAAATAGGAGTATTATTGAATGTTTCAGGAGAAGCAACACCTGAAAACGTAGAAAAAGCAAAAGGAGTTGCAATGCATGTAGCAGCTATGGATCCTAAATATTTGAATTCAGAACAAGTTACAGCAGATGACCTTGAAAGAGAAAAAGAAATTGCAAGACATCAATTACAGCAGGAAGGAAAACCTGAAAATATAATTGAAAAAATTCTTGAAGGAAAAATGAGAAAATTCTATGAAGAAAACTGTCTTGTTAATCAGAAATATGTTAGAGATGACAGCGTGACTATTGAAAAATTCATAGCCCCTAGTTCAATAATATCATTCGACAGATTTAAAGTTGGAGAAGGAATAGAAAAAGAAGAAGCAGACTTCGCTGCAGAAGTTGCTGCAATGGCAGGAAATTAA
- the rpsB gene encoding 30S ribosomal protein S2, which yields MAVITMKQLLEVGAHFGHQAKRWNPKMKPYIFTERNGIHILDLHQTLAATEKAYEFVREISSEGGKVLFVGTKKQAQDAVKEEAERAGGFYVNHRWLGGLLTNLNTIKTRVKRLKELEEMEADGTLDTAYTKKEAGLLRKEMAKLSKNIGGIKEMKKLPAALFVVDIKKEFLALEEAKKLGIPVIALIDTNVDPELVTYKIPANDDAIRSIKLFSQVIANAVIEGNGGVEGFVSEEVEAEVSEDGEVVEEVVIEEVAEETTEA from the coding sequence ATGGCAGTAATCACAATGAAACAATTATTAGAAGTAGGAGCACATTTTGGGCATCAGGCAAAAAGATGGAACCCAAAAATGAAACCTTATATCTTTACAGAAAGAAATGGTATCCACATACTTGACCTACACCAAACATTAGCAGCAACAGAAAAGGCTTATGAATTTGTAAGAGAAATCTCTTCAGAAGGTGGAAAAGTATTATTCGTAGGAACTAAAAAACAAGCTCAGGATGCAGTTAAGGAAGAAGCTGAAAGAGCTGGAGGATTCTATGTAAACCACAGATGGCTTGGTGGGCTTTTAACTAACTTAAACACAATCAAAACAAGAGTAAAAAGATTAAAAGAACTTGAAGAAATGGAAGCTGACGGAACTTTAGATACAGCATATACTAAAAAAGAAGCAGGATTATTAAGAAAAGAAATGGCAAAATTGTCAAAAAATATCGGTGGAATTAAAGAAATGAAAAAATTACCTGCAGCATTATTTGTTGTAGATATTAAAAAAGAATTCCTTGCACTTGAAGAAGCTAAAAAATTAGGAATTCCTGTAATCGCTTTAATCGATACAAACGTTGATCCTGAATTAGTAACTTACAAAATACCTGCAAACGATGATGCAATCAGATCAATAAAATTATTCTCACAAGTTATTGCAAATGCAGTTATTGAAGGAAACGGTGGAGTAGAAGGATTTGTTTCTGAAGAAGTAGAAGCAGAAGTTTCTGAAGACGGAGAAGTTGTAGAAGAAGTAGTTATTGAAGAAGTTGCTGAAGAAACAACAGAAGCATAA